One stretch of Siphonobacter curvatus DNA includes these proteins:
- a CDS encoding endonuclease MutS2, protein MLYPKNIEEKLGFDRIRQMLSEACLSSLGRSFVEKIRFSDRFDQIQKMVGQVAEMKEIVAHEPDFPQSNYIDVTEQIAKARIEGAFLNEEEFFDLKLSLRTIQSIQRFFENKEEPSFPYLRELTVQAFQERKTDDEDKPRRSKSDELSQLLKEIDRIIDDRGRLRDNASAELQHIRRELIAEQARLRRTLDSMLRTAQQNGWVPEGATMTVRNGRMVIPLVAEHKRKIRGFVQDESDSGKTVFLEPADALESNNEIRELESRERREIIRILTDLTSKVRPHTEELKRAYTFLGIVDFIRAKAKLALEMNANAPFFVQQPLVDWHGARHPLLLMSYQKQGRSVVPLHVKLDATQRILLVSGPNAGGKSVMLKTLGLIQYMFQCGLLVPVDDFSTIGLFRNLFMDIGDEQSLENDLSTYSSHLTNMKHFLLHSDKKTLFLIDEFGTGTEPSLGGAIAESILNDLNRSGAYGVINTHYSNLKTFADRTEGLVNGAMRFDAEHLEPLYELEIGKPGSSFAFEIGRKIGLPKPVLDAARQKLDRHQVNFEKLSKELEIEKKVFQDRNAQNLQRQQELDKLTEQYQTLKSYLDTEKKRLLNEAKVQAKELLREANAKIENTIREIREQGAEKLATKEIRQQLTDFSAQKLTQEVIAPPKAAPAPTNEVEVVGGTITVGSLVRIKGQSTVGEVLDLKGKDAVIAIGDLRTTVKANRLEKVSRKEFKAATGDDKPRAKLTGVDLNEKAINFSFNLDVRGKRGEEAMVAVDNFMDDAIMLGYPELRIVHGKGDGILRQLLRNHLRTYSQVAGMADEHPDRGGAGVTVVQMK, encoded by the coding sequence TTGCTTTACCCAAAAAACATAGAAGAAAAACTCGGATTCGACCGGATTCGTCAGATGCTGAGCGAGGCTTGCCTGTCGTCGCTGGGCCGGTCGTTTGTGGAGAAAATACGCTTTTCCGATCGCTTTGACCAGATCCAGAAAATGGTAGGTCAGGTGGCCGAAATGAAGGAAATTGTGGCTCACGAGCCGGATTTTCCGCAGTCTAATTACATCGACGTTACCGAACAGATTGCCAAAGCCCGTATCGAAGGGGCTTTTTTGAACGAAGAGGAATTTTTCGATCTCAAGCTTTCACTGCGTACCATTCAGAGCATTCAGCGATTTTTCGAGAACAAAGAAGAACCTAGCTTTCCGTACCTGCGGGAACTGACCGTACAGGCGTTTCAGGAACGCAAAACCGACGACGAGGATAAACCCCGCCGGAGCAAAAGCGATGAGCTATCGCAGCTACTGAAGGAAATTGACCGGATCATCGATGATCGCGGTCGGTTGCGGGACAATGCCTCGGCGGAATTGCAGCACATCCGTCGCGAACTGATTGCTGAACAGGCCCGTCTGCGGCGGACGCTCGATTCGATGTTACGCACGGCTCAGCAAAACGGATGGGTACCCGAAGGAGCAACCATGACGGTACGGAATGGCCGGATGGTGATTCCGCTGGTAGCCGAGCACAAACGCAAAATTCGCGGCTTCGTACAGGATGAGTCGGATTCGGGGAAAACCGTTTTTCTGGAACCCGCCGACGCTCTGGAATCGAACAATGAAATTCGGGAACTGGAATCGCGGGAACGCCGGGAAATCATCCGTATCCTGACCGATCTGACCTCGAAAGTGCGTCCGCATACCGAAGAACTCAAGCGGGCGTATACCTTTCTGGGGATCGTGGATTTCATTCGGGCCAAGGCTAAACTGGCTTTGGAAATGAACGCCAACGCTCCGTTTTTTGTCCAGCAACCTCTTGTGGACTGGCACGGAGCCCGGCACCCGTTGCTATTGATGAGTTATCAGAAACAGGGTCGGTCGGTGGTACCGCTGCACGTGAAACTGGATGCCACGCAACGCATTTTGCTCGTGTCGGGTCCCAACGCCGGGGGTAAGTCGGTAATGCTGAAAACGCTGGGTCTGATCCAGTATATGTTCCAGTGCGGCCTGCTGGTACCGGTGGATGATTTCTCGACGATTGGGCTCTTCCGGAATCTGTTCATGGACATTGGCGATGAACAAAGTCTGGAAAATGACTTGTCTACGTACTCATCGCACCTGACTAACATGAAGCATTTTCTGTTGCATTCGGACAAAAAAACGCTGTTTTTGATCGACGAATTTGGTACGGGAACCGAGCCGAGTCTGGGTGGTGCCATTGCCGAGAGTATCCTCAACGACTTGAATCGCTCGGGAGCCTACGGCGTCATCAACACACACTATTCCAATCTGAAAACCTTCGCCGACCGTACGGAAGGGCTGGTGAATGGAGCCATGCGTTTCGATGCCGAACACCTGGAACCGCTTTACGAGCTGGAAATTGGTAAGCCCGGTAGTTCGTTTGCCTTTGAAATTGGCCGGAAAATCGGCTTGCCCAAGCCCGTACTCGACGCGGCCCGGCAGAAGCTGGATCGCCATCAGGTGAATTTTGAGAAGTTATCGAAGGAACTGGAAATCGAAAAAAAGGTCTTCCAGGATCGGAACGCTCAGAACTTACAGCGACAGCAGGAACTGGATAAACTCACCGAGCAGTACCAGACGCTGAAAAGTTACCTGGATACGGAGAAGAAACGGCTACTTAACGAGGCTAAGGTTCAGGCGAAAGAACTGCTGCGGGAGGCCAATGCCAAGATTGAGAATACCATTCGGGAAATCCGCGAACAAGGAGCTGAAAAGCTGGCCACCAAGGAAATTCGTCAGCAATTAACCGATTTCTCGGCTCAGAAACTCACGCAGGAAGTGATTGCCCCACCCAAAGCCGCCCCAGCTCCGACGAACGAAGTGGAAGTCGTAGGAGGGACCATTACGGTAGGATCACTGGTCCGCATCAAGGGACAGAGTACGGTGGGTGAAGTACTGGATCTGAAGGGAAAAGACGCCGTTATTGCCATTGGCGATCTGCGTACGACGGTGAAAGCGAACCGTCTCGAAAAGGTGTCCCGCAAAGAATTCAAAGCCGCTACGGGCGACGATAAACCCCGGGCCAAGCTCACGGGTGTAGATCTAAACGAAAAAGCTATCAACTTCTCGTTCAACCTGGATGTACGGGGTAAACGCGGCGAAGAGGCAATGGTGGCTGTCGATAATTTCATGGACGATGCCATTATGCTGGGGTACCCTGAACTGCGGATTGTACACGGGAAAGGTGACGGTATTCTGCGTCAACTCCTTCGCAATCACCTGCGTACCTACTCACAGGTAGCCGGTATGGCCGACGAACACCCTGATCGAGGTGGGGCAGGGGTTACGGTAGTTCAGATGAAATAA
- the glgB gene encoding 1,4-alpha-glucan branching protein GlgB, whose amino-acid sequence MAKSSIQLEPQPQESLSGQSADPTSSVSFKAVEPLSRFSEFDIHLFASGKHFKLYEKLGSHVMEHEGVTGTYFAVWAPNAKYVSVIGNFNYWNRGANALYVRYDSSGIWEGWIPNVGNGEVYKYFIVANSGEELEKGDPYALRWEEPPSTASIVWDTWYEWNDADWMQTRGEKNKLNAPVSVYEVHLGSWLRDPQDPDRRLRIPEFADRLVEHVKECGFTHVEFMPVMQHPYEPSWGYQITGYYAANNKYGTPQEMMMLFEKLHQNGIGVILDWVPSHFPGDTTGLFYFDGSHLYEHADPRQGYHPDWKSYIFNYGRNEVRSFLLSNAVFWLDRYHVDGLRVDAVASMLYLDYSRNAGEWIPNVFGGRENLEAISLFRDLNTIIYQEYPDTQTIAEESTAFPGVSRPVYTGGLGFGMKWMMGWMNDTLKYFERDPAYRKYHQDQFTFSTVYGFTENFMLPLSHDEVVYGKEALVSKMPGDEWQRFANLRLLFTYMFTHPGTKLLFMGGEFGQTSEWNFKQSLDWHLLQYPPHLGMKACVTELNALYKKEPALFEHSFSAEGFEWIDTTDRENTVLVYSRKGHSPTEKLVIVLNMTPVPRPNYRIGVPMQGMYTEIFNSDAIRFWGTGKYENGTYMSEAIAWQGKEQSISVNIPPLAAIVLKVW is encoded by the coding sequence ATGGCGAAGTCAAGCATTCAACTAGAACCTCAACCTCAGGAAAGTTTGTCCGGGCAATCGGCTGATCCGACTTCCTCTGTTTCTTTCAAAGCCGTCGAACCGCTCAGTCGCTTTTCTGAGTTCGATATTCATTTGTTTGCGTCGGGTAAACACTTTAAACTGTACGAAAAGCTCGGCTCGCACGTCATGGAGCACGAGGGCGTCACGGGTACGTATTTCGCCGTATGGGCTCCGAATGCCAAGTACGTATCCGTGATTGGTAACTTCAATTACTGGAATCGCGGAGCGAATGCTCTGTACGTACGCTATGACAGTTCAGGAATCTGGGAAGGTTGGATTCCAAACGTGGGCAATGGCGAGGTATACAAATATTTTATCGTAGCCAATTCGGGCGAAGAACTGGAGAAAGGCGATCCCTACGCCCTGCGTTGGGAAGAGCCACCCTCCACAGCCAGTATCGTTTGGGATACCTGGTACGAATGGAACGACGCCGACTGGATGCAGACGCGAGGGGAGAAGAATAAACTCAACGCTCCCGTTTCGGTGTATGAAGTCCACCTAGGCTCCTGGTTACGCGACCCACAGGACCCGGATCGTCGTTTACGGATTCCCGAATTTGCGGATCGTCTGGTCGAACACGTCAAAGAATGTGGCTTTACGCACGTCGAGTTCATGCCCGTCATGCAACACCCCTACGAACCTTCCTGGGGTTATCAGATTACGGGGTATTACGCCGCTAACAATAAATACGGTACGCCACAGGAGATGATGATGTTGTTCGAAAAACTGCATCAGAATGGCATTGGCGTGATTCTGGACTGGGTACCGAGCCACTTCCCGGGCGATACCACTGGCTTGTTTTACTTTGATGGTTCACACCTGTACGAACACGCCGATCCCCGTCAGGGCTATCACCCCGACTGGAAATCCTATATTTTCAACTACGGTCGGAACGAAGTACGGAGCTTCCTGTTGTCAAACGCCGTTTTCTGGCTGGATCGCTACCACGTCGATGGCTTGCGGGTGGATGCCGTGGCTTCCATGCTGTATCTGGACTACTCCCGGAATGCGGGTGAGTGGATACCCAACGTATTTGGGGGCCGCGAAAACCTGGAAGCGATTTCACTGTTCCGCGACCTCAATACGATCATTTATCAGGAATACCCCGACACGCAAACCATTGCCGAGGAGTCAACGGCGTTTCCGGGCGTATCGCGTCCGGTATATACGGGCGGGCTGGGATTTGGGATGAAGTGGATGATGGGCTGGATGAACGATACGCTGAAGTACTTCGAACGAGATCCAGCCTATCGTAAATACCACCAGGATCAGTTCACCTTCAGTACGGTTTACGGTTTTACCGAAAACTTCATGTTACCCCTCTCGCACGACGAAGTGGTCTACGGCAAGGAGGCTCTGGTTTCAAAAATGCCCGGGGATGAATGGCAGCGTTTTGCGAACCTTCGATTGTTATTCACGTACATGTTTACGCACCCCGGAACCAAATTACTGTTTATGGGGGGCGAATTCGGTCAGACGTCGGAGTGGAACTTTAAACAATCGCTGGACTGGCACCTCTTGCAGTACCCGCCGCATTTGGGTATGAAAGCCTGCGTGACGGAATTGAATGCTTTGTATAAGAAAGAACCAGCCCTCTTTGAGCATAGTTTCTCAGCCGAAGGCTTCGAATGGATTGATACGACGGATCGCGAAAATACGGTGCTGGTGTACAGCCGTAAAGGCCATTCACCCACCGAAAAACTGGTAATTGTACTGAACATGACTCCGGTACCCCGTCCCAACTACCGCATTGGCGTGCCAATGCAGGGGATGTATACCGAAATCTTCAACTCCGACGCCATTCGTTTCTGGGGTACGGGCAAGTACGAAAATGGTACCTACATGTCCGAAGCCATCGCCTGGCAGGGCAAAGAACAATCCATCAGCGTAAACATTCCTCCGCTGGCAGCGATTGTGTTGAAGGTTTGGTAG
- a CDS encoding RagB/SusD family nutrient uptake outer membrane protein: protein MKTFSLIRTLPLFLGLLASCSIDKTPYDGLSESELLTNEQGLRAATDGNYTIIKSLDYTRNLYIMNEFQGDNVTLSGTTTDPLFLTYTYRHTADQGNALQIYRKGYAAIIGCNKVITATTAGQSKELDQLLGENLFLRAMIHFDLVRLFGRPYTQSPESNLGIVIKTDLTPDDNASRATVKAVYDFIVADLKKAASLMTIAKSSSYATAEAAHALLSRVYLYQNQNDLAIEEANLVINSKRYTLSTPTQVPTFYTLENEQNPEIIFAIKHTLRDDRTWSAIGSMYYTSPGGVGWGEVYASQAYQDLINQFPNDQRRSFLVRKLTSTGQQEKRNGIDKVYITKFSNQGGIPTLSSPVVLRLSEMYLNRAEAYAKKGQLDQAIADVNTIRTRAGLSGTALFSTSDLKGLASVLDVVLQERRLELAFEGHRAYDLYRNNRSLVRNYPGYHNIQTGQQTVPATDKQVVHLIPESEIVLNGNLKQNPI from the coding sequence ATGAAGACCTTCTCTCTTATCCGTACGCTGCCGCTTTTTCTGGGGTTGCTGGCTTCGTGCAGTATCGATAAAACGCCCTACGACGGCCTTTCCGAGTCGGAATTATTGACTAATGAACAAGGCCTGCGGGCCGCTACGGATGGCAACTATACCATCATTAAGTCGCTGGATTATACCCGAAATCTCTACATCATGAATGAATTTCAGGGCGATAATGTGACGCTGAGCGGTACCACCACTGATCCGCTGTTTCTGACCTATACCTACCGCCATACGGCCGATCAGGGCAATGCTCTACAGATTTACCGGAAAGGTTACGCCGCGATTATCGGCTGTAATAAAGTGATCACGGCAACTACGGCGGGGCAGTCGAAAGAACTGGATCAGCTGCTGGGTGAAAACCTGTTTCTGCGGGCCATGATCCACTTCGACCTGGTACGCCTGTTTGGCCGTCCCTATACGCAAAGCCCCGAAAGTAATCTGGGCATCGTCATTAAAACCGACCTGACGCCCGACGACAACGCCAGCCGGGCTACGGTGAAAGCAGTTTACGATTTCATTGTGGCGGACCTGAAAAAGGCGGCCTCACTGATGACGATTGCCAAAAGCAGCAGTTACGCTACGGCGGAAGCGGCCCACGCCCTGCTGTCCCGGGTGTATCTCTACCAGAATCAGAATGATCTGGCGATTGAAGAAGCCAATCTGGTTATCAATAGCAAGCGTTATACCCTGTCGACGCCCACGCAAGTGCCGACTTTTTATACCCTCGAAAACGAGCAGAATCCCGAAATCATTTTTGCGATCAAGCATACGCTCCGGGATGACCGCACCTGGAGTGCCATTGGGTCCATGTACTACACCTCGCCCGGCGGCGTGGGTTGGGGTGAAGTCTACGCTTCACAGGCGTACCAGGATTTGATCAATCAGTTTCCGAATGATCAGCGGCGTTCGTTTCTGGTACGGAAACTGACCTCGACAGGCCAACAGGAAAAGCGGAATGGCATCGATAAGGTATACATTACCAAGTTCTCCAATCAGGGTGGCATTCCTACGCTCAGTTCACCCGTCGTTTTACGCCTGTCGGAAATGTATTTGAACCGGGCCGAAGCTTACGCCAAGAAAGGCCAGCTGGATCAGGCCATCGCCGATGTCAATACCATCCGGACGCGGGCAGGACTGAGCGGTACGGCCTTGTTCAGTACGTCGGATTTGAAAGGCTTGGCGTCAGTGCTGGACGTGGTCCTACAGGAACGTCGGCTGGAGCTGGCCTTCGAAGGGCATCGGGCCTATGATCTGTACCGCAACAACCGTAGCCTGGTACGAAATTACCCCGGCTACCACAATATCCAGACCGGTCAGCAGACGGTTCCAGCCACGGATAAACAGGTTGTCCACCTCATTCCCGAATCGGAGATTGTGCTGAATGGGAATTTGAAGCAGAATCCGATTTAG
- a CDS encoding SusC/RagA family TonB-linked outer membrane protein → MKQFSLSLLGLMFCLCSFAQQISLTGTVRDDTGQPLPGVSVVVRGTLQGTTTNANGQFTIQVGPTAVLEFSSIGYENASLPVENRTTLDISLKKSDTQLDEVVVLGYSSTTQKNLTGSAQAITPKNLKDVTANNISQMLQGKAAGVQVGSNSGDPRSAPKIIIRGVGTLTASSDPLYVVDGVIGGIPNPSDIESLTVLKDASATALYGARASNGVIVVTTRRGAAGKTKLTARLNKGIGTLNLGNFRLLNGPELYAVQKQAFERDRPGQNINSFLPTPEANANTNWFDQAFRTASNTLAELNASGGSDKTRFFISGNYYQEEGILKETGLDRFGLRLNFNHDVTEKLHLTLNTAGTYTRGYDNSGGSLYGAYTYLPYDDPYYEGKPYNPITGAKTWYGRDNANFIYNQQFEKFKENTLAGDVLFKAEYELLPWLTLSMTNRAQTTFYETESTEDARGNSAADVQGRLSQFNSRDYTLLTSNLLRFKHEFAGGHTLDGLAGYEYQTYYYQSLGATGKGIFSGLDILDAASQPESIQGTKNDNAFSSYLFQANYGYNDKYIVTTSFRRDGSSKFGRNKKFGNFYAVGFTWNVSNESFLANHRNINNLKLRLSYGTTGNADGISDYAAQGLYNLTDQYAGVPSAYPTRIENPNLSWEVSNNANLGVDVTLWKRLSVTVDVYNRLTNNLLFNRPLQGTSGYAYITENIGSVRNRGLEVVFSGDVIQQKNFKWLMEINAGMNRNELTELYGNTSFIANSLRPYALNQPLNSWYMRRWLGVDTQTGNPLWEKVNADGTASSTGNYNEATLQFIGSNANPKLFGGIRQVLTWKNLELNAFFSYSTGAMIYNGDRQLFDSDGAYDRYSLMALSNGWSRWQQPGDVATHPRYVLGGNNNSQRPSSRFLENGNYLRLRNISLSYDFPSELLQKAKLGGLRLTASADNLFTLTKFSGIDPDIPGTGEVGTKYPFSKKFVFGIQLSF, encoded by the coding sequence ATGAAACAATTCTCCCTGAGTTTGTTAGGGCTGATGTTCTGTCTGTGCAGTTTTGCCCAGCAGATCTCGCTCACCGGAACCGTTCGTGACGATACGGGCCAGCCCTTACCCGGCGTCAGTGTCGTGGTTCGGGGTACGCTGCAAGGCACGACGACCAACGCCAATGGTCAATTTACGATTCAGGTCGGACCGACGGCGGTACTGGAGTTCAGCTCCATCGGATACGAAAACGCCTCCTTACCCGTTGAAAACCGAACAACGCTGGACATTTCGCTTAAAAAATCAGATACGCAGCTCGACGAAGTGGTTGTACTGGGCTATAGCTCCACCACGCAGAAGAACCTGACCGGATCGGCTCAGGCCATTACGCCCAAAAATCTGAAAGACGTTACGGCGAACAATATATCGCAGATGTTACAGGGCAAAGCCGCTGGTGTGCAGGTGGGCTCCAATTCCGGTGATCCGCGGAGTGCTCCGAAAATCATCATTCGCGGCGTAGGTACGCTTACCGCCAGTTCCGATCCCCTGTACGTGGTGGATGGTGTCATTGGCGGAATCCCCAACCCCAGCGATATTGAGTCGCTTACGGTGTTGAAAGATGCTTCGGCCACTGCTTTGTACGGGGCACGGGCGTCCAATGGCGTGATTGTCGTGACGACCCGGCGGGGGGCAGCGGGCAAAACGAAACTCACGGCCCGGCTTAACAAAGGGATTGGTACCCTGAATCTGGGGAATTTTCGGCTGCTGAATGGTCCGGAATTATATGCCGTACAGAAACAGGCCTTCGAACGGGATCGCCCCGGTCAGAACATTAACAGCTTTCTGCCCACACCCGAAGCCAATGCCAATACCAACTGGTTTGATCAGGCCTTCCGCACGGCGTCCAACACGCTGGCCGAGCTGAACGCCTCGGGAGGCTCGGACAAGACCCGTTTTTTCATCAGCGGTAACTATTATCAGGAAGAAGGGATTTTGAAGGAGACCGGATTAGATCGCTTCGGTCTGCGGCTCAATTTCAACCACGATGTAACCGAAAAACTGCACCTAACGCTCAACACAGCGGGTACGTATACGCGGGGCTACGACAACAGCGGCGGTTCCCTGTACGGAGCGTATACCTATCTGCCCTACGATGATCCGTATTATGAGGGAAAACCCTACAACCCTATTACGGGAGCTAAAACCTGGTACGGTCGCGATAACGCGAACTTCATTTACAACCAGCAGTTTGAGAAGTTCAAAGAAAATACACTGGCTGGCGACGTGTTATTCAAAGCGGAATATGAACTTCTGCCCTGGCTGACGCTTTCGATGACCAATCGGGCTCAAACTACGTTTTACGAAACCGAAAGTACTGAGGACGCTCGGGGCAACAGTGCCGCTGACGTACAGGGTCGCTTGTCGCAGTTTAACAGTCGGGATTATACCCTGCTGACTTCCAACCTCCTCCGTTTCAAACACGAATTTGCCGGGGGCCATACGCTCGATGGATTAGCGGGGTATGAGTACCAGACCTATTACTACCAGTCGCTGGGTGCTACGGGAAAGGGGATTTTTTCCGGGCTGGATATTCTGGATGCGGCCTCCCAACCCGAGAGCATTCAGGGTACCAAAAATGACAATGCGTTTTCGTCGTACTTGTTTCAGGCTAATTACGGCTACAACGACAAGTACATCGTGACGACCTCGTTTCGGCGGGATGGCTCGTCCAAGTTTGGTCGCAATAAGAAGTTCGGGAATTTCTACGCCGTCGGTTTTACCTGGAATGTTTCCAACGAAAGCTTTCTAGCCAATCACCGCAACATCAATAATCTTAAACTTCGCCTGAGCTACGGTACTACGGGCAACGCCGACGGCATCAGCGATTATGCAGCTCAGGGCCTGTACAACTTGACCGATCAGTACGCGGGCGTGCCTTCGGCCTATCCCACACGAATTGAGAATCCGAACCTTTCCTGGGAAGTTTCCAATAATGCCAACTTGGGGGTGGATGTGACGCTCTGGAAGCGATTGTCAGTGACGGTGGATGTGTATAATCGTTTGACGAACAATCTGTTGTTCAACCGTCCGTTGCAGGGCACGAGCGGGTACGCGTACATCACCGAAAACATCGGATCCGTTCGAAACCGGGGGCTGGAGGTGGTGTTCTCCGGAGATGTCATTCAGCAAAAGAACTTTAAATGGCTGATGGAAATCAACGCGGGTATGAACCGCAATGAGCTGACGGAACTCTACGGAAACACCAGTTTTATCGCGAACAGCTTACGGCCTTACGCCCTGAACCAACCCCTGAATAGCTGGTACATGCGGCGTTGGCTGGGCGTGGATACACAAACGGGCAATCCGTTGTGGGAGAAAGTCAATGCCGACGGGACGGCCAGTTCAACGGGGAATTATAACGAAGCCACCCTGCAATTCATCGGCAGTAACGCCAACCCCAAACTCTTCGGTGGAATCCGGCAGGTACTGACCTGGAAAAACCTGGAACTGAATGCTTTCTTCTCGTACTCAACCGGAGCGATGATCTACAACGGGGATCGTCAATTGTTCGACAGCGATGGAGCCTACGATCGTTACAGCCTCATGGCTCTGTCTAATGGCTGGTCCCGCTGGCAACAGCCCGGCGACGTGGCCACGCACCCCCGCTACGTACTGGGTGGCAATAACAACTCGCAGCGGCCTTCGTCCCGCTTTCTGGAAAATGGCAATTACCTGCGACTACGGAACATCAGTCTGAGCTATGACTTCCCTTCAGAACTCCTGCAGAAAGCTAAGCTGGGGGGCCTTCGGCTGACAGCGTCGGCGGATAACCTGTTCACCCTTACCAAGTTTTCGGGCATTGATCCGGACATTCCGGGCACGGGTGAAGTGGGTACGAAGTATCCGTTCAGCAAAAAATTCGTCTTTGGTATTCAACTGAGCTTCTAA